In a single window of the Gemmatimonadota bacterium genome:
- a CDS encoding tyrosine-type recombinase/integrase codes for MQRNVSLQHTLENKADRTSVGVARLLEASIAPNTAKAYGDALRKLFEHLDGQQLTDTALAGYLAHLYTRGLAPASVTVVVQAVRFWEKLDRRPSSVGPLTSRTLAGIRREGRNRGRGQVTGLSRETVKIMVQNAVATDTLAGLRDAALFRVMSDALLRIGEAVAIDCEHITTAFDGSGRLLLLQSKTDQEGKGATLFLTARTVDTIQQLQQQAGYTVGPLFRRMLKGDRMSDARLTVDGARLAIKASAELVGIKGVSGHSLRIGTAQELAQRGATLVELQNAGRWTDSQMPAHYTRDQAAGKGAVARLLGID; via the coding sequence ATGCAGCGAAACGTTTCCTTACAGCATACCCTCGAAAACAAAGCCGACCGAACGTCCGTCGGAGTCGCGCGATTGCTGGAAGCCAGCATCGCGCCGAACACGGCAAAAGCGTACGGCGATGCTTTGCGCAAATTGTTCGAGCACCTGGATGGGCAGCAGTTGACCGACACTGCGCTGGCCGGCTACCTGGCGCATCTGTATACCCGGGGACTTGCGCCGGCCTCCGTTACGGTAGTGGTACAGGCCGTTCGTTTCTGGGAGAAGCTGGATCGACGCCCGTCGAGCGTGGGACCGTTGACGAGCCGAACGCTGGCCGGAATCCGCCGCGAAGGTCGAAACAGGGGCCGCGGCCAGGTAACGGGATTGAGCCGCGAGACGGTCAAGATCATGGTGCAAAACGCCGTCGCCACCGACACCCTGGCCGGACTGAGGGACGCCGCGCTTTTTCGCGTGATGAGCGATGCGCTGTTGAGGATTGGAGAAGCCGTCGCCATCGACTGCGAGCACATCACCACCGCGTTCGACGGGAGTGGGCGGCTCCTGTTGCTTCAAAGCAAGACCGACCAGGAGGGGAAGGGCGCCACCCTCTTTCTGACCGCCCGGACCGTCGACACGATCCAGCAGTTGCAGCAGCAAGCCGGTTACACGGTGGGACCCCTCTTCCGCCGGATGCTGAAGGGCGACCGGATGAGCGATGCCCGGCTGACGGTGGACGGCGCCCGGCTGGCCATCAAGGCATCCGCGGAGCTGGTCGGCATTAAGGGCGTGAGTGGGCACAGCCTTCGCATCGGAACCGCCCAGGAACTCGCGCAGCGTGGCGCTACCCTGGTGGAACTGCAGAATGCCGGACGTTGGACTGATAGCCAGATGCCCGCGCACTACACCCGCGATCAGGCCGCTGGCAAGGGCGCGGTAGCCCGGTTACTGGGGATTGACTGA